Below is a genomic region from Methanococcus vannielii SB.
GGCAGGTAAGAACCAAAAACTATTAATATTGATAATATCTTTAGTATAAAAGGGTTATTTTAAGAAATAACCCATATTATAAAAAAATGCCCTCATGGGGTAGTTAGGATATCCTCGCGGACTGCGGATCCGTGGACTCGGGTTCAAATCCCGATGAGGGCGCATTTTTTAAGATTTAGTGCAGAAATACTTTTTATGTTATAATTCTTTCATTTTTTTAGAATATTATTTTAATAATAAATGATAAAATTTACTTTATATTTTACGTTTATATTTTTGCGTTAAATTTGCTAGGCGGGCTAAATGGTTTTTGTAGTGTCTTTTGTTGAGGGAGAATGTTTTTACGAGGTAACTTTTAAATATAATCTTTTAATATTGTTGCTACCAGAAAAAGAACATAATGAAAACTATTTTGGCGTTGTAGTTCATGAAAATCCGGATTATGGGTTAGTAACTTTATTTTTAGAAAAAACTTTACCTGATATTAATATGGAATTTTTTTCAAATATCACCTGAATAGTGTTAAAACTTAAAAAAATTCAAGATAAAGATTTATATTTTACAAATGAGGTTATTTTTGAAAAACCTTATTATAAACGGTTAAATGGAAATTTTACTGTTAATTCTTTTTTTAATTAGTTAAAAAACGTTTTCAAAACATTTAAATGCACTATTTTACAAATTTTAATCTATTAGGTTTAACTGATATTACTGTTAAATTTGAAATTTAATTGAAATTTTATGGGGAGATTTTGAAAAGAGTTACTAAACAATATTCTAAAAAAGTTGGTACGCCACCTGGTGAATTGATATATACTGGAGAAGTAAGGCCTAAAGAATCTGAAATAGTACTTGTAAGTTTTGATAAAGGTTCATTTAGTAAAAATACAGTTTTAAACATTGATGAACTTAAAAATTTGGACAAAAATCGAGTAAATTGGATAATTTTCTACGGATTTCACGAACCAGAAGGTTTAAAGACATTGGGGAATATTTTTGAAATTCATAAGCTTACACTTGAAGATATATTAAATACGTCTCAAAGGACAAAATTTGAAGTATATGAAAAATACAAGTATTTTGTAACAAGTCTCGTTGAACAAAACAAATTTACAAAAAATATCGATTCTGAACAGCTTAGTGTAGTATTAAAAGAAAATGTTTTGATAACATTCTTTGAAAATGATACCAAGCTAGCAAATAGGTTAATAGAACGTATTGAGAATAAAAAAGGGTCAATCTGGGCAAAAAAGATGGATTATCTATTTTACGGGTTACTGGATTCTATTATTGACCGGTATTTTGAGATAATTTCGTATATCGAAGATGAAATTGAAAAATGTGACGAAAAAGTTTTTTCTGAAATTGACCCAAAAGAAATCGTGAGAATACGGCGATTAAGGCAGATTTTGGTAATTTTAAGAAAGCAAGTAGGGCCTTTAAGAGAAATATTTCATAAATTTAGTAGGGATGATTTTGAGTTTATAGAAAAGGGTACTTTAATATATATACGTGACCTTTACGACCACACGGTACATTTAATTGAAACAATAGATGTTTTAAAGGATAACACTTCAAGCATTGCAGAAATACATCTTTCTGTAATGAGTAACAATATGAACGAAGTAATGAAGGTTTTAACAATAATTTCGACGATATTCATACCTTTATCATTTGTCGCAGGATTATACGGCATGAATTTTGAAAACATGCCGGAATTAAAATTACCCTTTGGATACTACTACATTTTAATTTTAATGGCTTTAATGATATCCGTAATGTTATTATTTTTCAGGCGAAAAAAATGGATATAATTTAAAAATACAATATGCATAAATAACAGTCATACTATATCCATCTAAGAAAATAATGTTATTGACCAAACCTGTAACATTATATTGCTATTTTTACGTCAAAACACCTGATTAGGT
It encodes:
- the corA gene encoding magnesium/cobalt transporter CorA; translated protein: MKRVTKQYSKKVGTPPGELIYTGEVRPKESEIVLVSFDKGSFSKNTVLNIDELKNLDKNRVNWIIFYGFHEPEGLKTLGNIFEIHKLTLEDILNTSQRTKFEVYEKYKYFVTSLVEQNKFTKNIDSEQLSVVLKENVLITFFENDTKLANRLIERIENKKGSIWAKKMDYLFYGLLDSIIDRYFEIISYIEDEIEKCDEKVFSEIDPKEIVRIRRLRQILVILRKQVGPLREIFHKFSRDDFEFIEKGTLIYIRDLYDHTVHLIETIDVLKDNTSSIAEIHLSVMSNNMNEVMKVLTIISTIFIPLSFVAGLYGMNFENMPELKLPFGYYYILILMALMISVMLLFFRRKKWI